AAAGAAGGTAAAATTGTAAATGAAGAACTTTTAACGGCTTTAAAATTACAAGTAAGTCAATTTGAAGAATCTGTAAATTCATAAAAATGAAGATTGTATTATACGGTAAACAAGGACATGCATACACCGTTGCTTTTAAAAATTTCTTAAACTCAACCGATGAACCTTATGTTTACAAAGACATTTCTAAAGATGCAGAAGCAAGAGAACACAGCAAAGAATTGTATGGTGGCGTAGCTAAATTTCCAACATTGTTTGTAGATGATAAAGTCTATTTAACACCAACAACGGAAGAGTTTAATAAAATTATGCAAGATTTAAATTTAAGAGCGTAAGTTTTTATTTTGGGATTAAGAAAAGAGAATAAAGAGTGAAAAGTGAAAAGTGAAAAGTGAAAAAAAATATTTTTTTGAGTTAATAAGTTTATTATAAAATCAATTATTTCAATTAATTTTTTTAATTTTCGATTACTGATTACTGATTACTGATTACTGATTACTGATTACTGATTACTGATTACTGATTACTGATTACTGATTACTGATTACTGATTACTGATTACTGATTACTGATTACTGATTACTGATTACTGATTACTGATTACTGATTACTGATTACTGATTACTGATTACTAAATACTGAATACATGGGAGATATTTCTAAAGACATAAAATCTACGTTTAAAAGCAATAAATTAAAAGCTTTTATCAATATAAAATACACGGCAAATTGGATTAGCAGTAGAGAAAATGAGTTCTTTAAACCGTATGCTATTTCGCCACAACAGTATAACATTCTTAGAATTTTACGTGGTGCAAAAGACAGAATTAAAGTACAGATAGTAAAAGATAGAATGATAGAAAGAGCGCCAAATGCAACACGTTTAATGGATAAGCTCTACGATAAAAACTTAATTGAAAGAGAGCGTTGCGAAGAAGACAGAAGAGTCGTATATGTTAGAATAACAAAGTTGGGTTTAGAATTATTAACAAATATCGATGAAAATAAAACGTTGTCTTTTTTAGATAATCTTACCGATGAAGAAGCTTTAACATTAAGTAATTTGTTAGATAAATTACGCTAAAAAAAATTACACTTATATTTTCCATGGAAAATATTTAAAATAGCTAGAAATTAATATTCCAGAAAACCATTAACCTTTATGTATGTGTTAGTGGGAGATATTTTAGTAGTAATTTGCTATTTTAATCAAGGTAAAATAGGGAATTTATATTAGGGCGTTCCCTAAAAAGGTCGGGCTTTACACTATATCTTTTTTCTTCTGTTCTCGATACAAATTTTTCATTCTTCAAAATTTACTCGAACTGACAGAAAAAAGGATGCCGTTTCAATCCCTAACGCAAAAAAAAACAACAGATAATAACAAGATACTTTAAGGTTTTTTAAAAATAAAATTATGAAAAAAATACTTCACAAATCAGCAACAAGAGGATATGCAAACCATGGTTGGTTAAAATCTCATCACACATTTAGCTTTGCAAATTATCAAAATCCAGAAAGAATGAATTTTGGTATGTTACGTGTTTTAAACGATGATGTTGTACAACCAAAAATGGGGTTTGGCACACATCCTCATAAAAATATGGAAATCATTTCTATACCCATTTCAGGAAGCTTATCTCACAAAGATAGTATGGATAATAAACGCTCAATAGAAGTTGGAGAAGTACAAGTAATGAGTGCCGGAACCGGTTTAACGCATTCAGAATTTAATGATAGTAAAACAGATGAAGTTAATTTTTTACAACTTTGGATTATTCCTGAAGCAGAAAATGTAACACCATATTACAATCAAAAAATGTTTGATGAAGCAGAACGAAAAGATAAATTTCAAGTTTTGGTTTCTCCAAAAGACAAGCTAGTAGAAGGTTCTTTACCTATAAACCAGCAAGGTTATATTTCTTTGGTAGATTTAGATAAAGATTCAGAAATTACATATCAACCAAAAAAAGGAGTCTATTTTTTCTTAATTGAAGGAGAAGTTATTGTAGCAGACGAGATTCTAGAAAAAAGAGATGCTATAGGAATTACAGATGCAAAAAATATTTCTATTAAGGCAAATAGTTCAAGTAAGTTGTTAGTTGTAGATGTACCTATGTTTTAAAAGTTACCATAATTATTGATTTAAAAGCCAAAGAATGAATTTCTTTGGCTTTTTCTTTTCAAAAAATAAACATATCTTGCAAAGTATTATGCATGCATAGTAAATTTAATTCCAAGCTTATGAAATATAAACACATTTTTGAACCATTAGATTTAGGATTCACAACTTTAAAAAATAGAATTCTAATGGGGTCTATGCATACCGGTTTAGAAGAAGAAAAAAATGGATTAGATAGAATTGCAGCATATTATGCAGAAAGAGCAAAAGGTGGCGTAGGTTTAATTGTTACAGGAGGAATTGCACCTAACATACAAGGTTGGACCGCTCCTTTTTCGTCTAGAATGTCTACCAAAAAACACGCAAAGGAACATCAGAAAATAACTGCAGCAGTGCATAAAGAAGGCGGTAAAATTTGTATGCAAATATTACATGCTGGCCGTTATGGGTACCATCCGTTTAATGTTGCTCCATCAAAAATTAAATCACCCATAACACCTTTTAAACCCTTTAAATTAAACCAATCCGGAATTAATAGAACCATTAGAGATTTTGTAAACTCTGCTAGATTATCAAAAGAAGCAGGTTATGATGGTGTAGAAATTATGGGGTCCGAAGGCTATTTAATCAATCAGTTTATAGCCAAAAGAACTAATAAAAGAACAGATGCTTGGGGTGGGAATTATGAAAACAGAATGCGTTTGCCTATTGAGTTGGTAAAGCAAACAAGAGAAGCTGTTGGTAAAGAGTTTATTATTATTTACCGATTATCGATGTTAGATTTGGTAGAAAATGGCTCTTCTTGGGAAGAGGTGGTTCAATTAGGAAAAGAGATAGAAAAAGCAGGAGCAACCATTATTAATACGGGTATTGGTTGGCACGAAGCAAGAATACCAACCATTGCCACATCAGTTCCTAGAGCTGCATTTACTTGGGTTACAAAAAAAATGAAAGAAGAATTATCCATTCCTTTGATAACTTCTAATAGAATAAATATGCCAGAAACTGCAGAGAAAATATTAGCAGAAGGAGACGCAGATATGGTTTCTATGGCACGTCCTTTTTTAGCAGATCCAGAATGGGTAAATAAAGCAGCAGCAGATAAAAGTGATGAAATAAACACCTGTATTGGTTGTAATCAGGCGTGTTTAGATCATGTATTTCAACAAAAAGTAGCCAGTTGTTTGGTAAATCCAAGAGCTTGTCATGAAACAGAATTGGTGTATTATCAAACTGTGTTTAAAAAGAAAATAGCGGTAATTGGAGCAGGTCCTGCAGGATTAGCTGCAGCTACCATTGCGGCAGAAAGAGGTCATGCTGTTACTTTGTTTGATGCAGAAAAAGAAATTGGAGGTCAATTTAACATTGCAAAACAAATTCCTGGTAAAGAAGAGTTTTATGAAACGTTACGATACTTTAATAAACAAATTGAAATTCATAAGGTAACTGTAAAATTAAATACAAGAGTTGCAACAGATGATTTATTGAAGTCTGATTTTGACGAAATTATAATTGCAACAGGAATTAAACCAAGAGCATTAAAAATAGAAGGAATTGAGCATCCAAAAGTGTTGAGTTATATTGATGTTTTAAAATACAAAAAACCAGTAGGAAAAAGAGTTGCCGTAATTGGAGCAGGAGGAATTGGTTTTGATGTTTCAGAGTATTTAACACATGAAGGCGAATCTACATCACTAAATATAGATGCTTGGTTAAAAGAATGGGGAATAGATAAATCTTTAGAAGCAAGAGCAGGAATTGAAGATGTAAAGCCAGAATTTCATCCATCGCCAAGAGAAGTTTTTATGTTTAAAAGAAGTAAAGGAAAGTTTGGAGGCAATCTTGGTAAAACTACCGGTTGGATTCACAGATCTACTTTAAAGAAAAAGAAAGTCCAATTTATTGGCGAAGTTTCTTACACAAAAATTGATGACAAAGGTTTGCATTATATTCAAAATGAAGAAGCAAAAATTTTAGAAGTAGATAATATTGTTATCTGTGCTGGTCAAGTTCCTTTTAAAGAATTATATCAACCTTTATTAGATGCAGGCAAAAACGTACATGTTATTGGTGGAGCAGATTTTGCAAGCGAATTAGATGCAAAAAGAGCCATAAACCAAGGGGCAAGATTAGCTGCAAATCTGTAAGTTTAAAGAATATTTTAGTTGAGGTGGTTATTCTAAAAAAATAAATATACAAGTTTTTTAGGTAGCTAGCATCTAAATAAAAGTATATATCTATAAATAAAATTCATAATGCAGAAAATACTTTTTATTACAATCCTTTTTTTTACGTTTAATCTCTTAGCACAACGATCTAGAGGTGGCGGAAGACAACAGGGACAAAACCCAGAAGCGAATAGAACAAAAGAGATAAAAAAACTGAGTGCAAAAGAAATTGCTGGTATTTTTTATTATGATGTTGATGAAGTAATAAAAAAAATAAAGGTTAAAGATGATGACAAACAATATTCGCTAACAAGAGCATTAAGAAATTACAATTTTAAAATAAAAGAAATTTTATTCTTAAATACTACAAAATTTACGGATTTAGATCTTTTAATGAACTCAATTTCTAAAGGTAAAGATAATGAGAGTAGTATAAATATTAGAGAAAAGGTTAGGGAGGTTATTCGTCCAATAAAAGATAGTGTTCATAAAAATGAAAAAGAACTTAATGGCATTTTAAAAGGTATTTTATCAGAAAAACAAGATAAGAAGTGGTTAAAATATCAACAAAATAAAATAGAAAGTTTACAGCCCCAAAAGGCTGAAAATAATAAAGAAGGTTCTAGACCCAATAGAGGCGACGGAATGAGAAGACAGTAAGTAAATTAAATCCTATGTTTATAGGATTTTTTTAAGATCAATAATAAAAGAGTACATTTAGAAAAAATATAAAAAACATTTATGAAATTATTTTCCATTGAAGAAATAACAACACTTGTAAGCGGTGAGCAAATTGGTCATTGTAAAGATATCATTAATGCTCCAGCGCAAATAGAAAATGCCATTAAAGGTAATATAACTTTTATAGGAAGTTCTAAATATGCGCGTTTATGGGAAAACTCAAATGCGAGTTTAGCTATTGTTTACGATGGAATAAAAATTTTACCGGGAGAAGGAAAAGCATTTATAAAAGTAAAAAATGCAGATTTGGCAATGGCCGTTTTATTAGAGGCATTTGAACCAGAACCACCGTATTTTGAAACAGACATTCATCCAACAGCCGTAATAGATAAAACAGCAAAATTAGGAAAAGGATGTAAAATTGGCGCGAATTCTTATATAGGTAAAGATGTAGTTTTAGGTGATCATGTAACCGTTTACCCAAATGTATCTATTTTTGATGACACTACTATTGGAAACGAAACGGTTATTTGGTCTGGTACTGTTATTCGAGAACGCAGTAAAATAGGAAGTCATTGTATTTTTCACATCAATGTAAGTATTGGTGCAGATGGTTTTGGTTATAGACCAAGTAATGATGGTAGAGGTTTGGTTAAAATAATACATATTGGTAATGTAGTTATTGGTAATGCGGTAGAAATTGGCGCAAATTCTTGTGTAGATCGAGGTAAATTTAGTTCTACAATTTTAGGAGATGGTTGCAAGATTGATAACTTGGTACAAATAGGTCATAATTGTGTGTTAGGAAGGTGTTGTATTATGGCAGGACACAGTGGTTTAGCGGGGTCTGTTACTTTAGGAGATGGTGTAATTATTGGCGGAAGTGCTTCTATAAAAGATCATGTTACCATACACTCTGGCGCAAAAGTTGGTGCAGGTTCTGGTGTTATTAGTGATGTAGCAGCAGGTACATCGGTAGTTGGTTATCCGGCTTGTAATTCTAGAGAAAAAATGAAACAGTGGGTGGCTTTGCGCAAACTAGGAAGAAACTAAGCATTTAATACTT
The nucleotide sequence above comes from Polaribacter butkevichii. Encoded proteins:
- a CDS encoding glutaredoxin family protein, whose translation is MKIVLYGKQGHAYTVAFKNFLNSTDEPYVYKDISKDAEAREHSKELYGGVAKFPTLFVDDKVYLTPTTEEFNKIMQDLNLRA
- a CDS encoding MarR family winged helix-turn-helix transcriptional regulator, which encodes MGDISKDIKSTFKSNKLKAFINIKYTANWISSRENEFFKPYAISPQQYNILRILRGAKDRIKVQIVKDRMIERAPNATRLMDKLYDKNLIERERCEEDRRVVYVRITKLGLELLTNIDENKTLSFLDNLTDEEALTLSNLLDKLR
- a CDS encoding pirin family protein — protein: MKKILHKSATRGYANHGWLKSHHTFSFANYQNPERMNFGMLRVLNDDVVQPKMGFGTHPHKNMEIISIPISGSLSHKDSMDNKRSIEVGEVQVMSAGTGLTHSEFNDSKTDEVNFLQLWIIPEAENVTPYYNQKMFDEAERKDKFQVLVSPKDKLVEGSLPINQQGYISLVDLDKDSEITYQPKKGVYFFLIEGEVIVADEILEKRDAIGITDAKNISIKANSSSKLLVVDVPMF
- a CDS encoding NADPH-dependent 2,4-dienoyl-CoA reductase, whose amino-acid sequence is MKYKHIFEPLDLGFTTLKNRILMGSMHTGLEEEKNGLDRIAAYYAERAKGGVGLIVTGGIAPNIQGWTAPFSSRMSTKKHAKEHQKITAAVHKEGGKICMQILHAGRYGYHPFNVAPSKIKSPITPFKPFKLNQSGINRTIRDFVNSARLSKEAGYDGVEIMGSEGYLINQFIAKRTNKRTDAWGGNYENRMRLPIELVKQTREAVGKEFIIIYRLSMLDLVENGSSWEEVVQLGKEIEKAGATIINTGIGWHEARIPTIATSVPRAAFTWVTKKMKEELSIPLITSNRINMPETAEKILAEGDADMVSMARPFLADPEWVNKAAADKSDEINTCIGCNQACLDHVFQQKVASCLVNPRACHETELVYYQTVFKKKIAVIGAGPAGLAAATIAAERGHAVTLFDAEKEIGGQFNIAKQIPGKEEFYETLRYFNKQIEIHKVTVKLNTRVATDDLLKSDFDEIIIATGIKPRALKIEGIEHPKVLSYIDVLKYKKPVGKRVAVIGAGGIGFDVSEYLTHEGESTSLNIDAWLKEWGIDKSLEARAGIEDVKPEFHPSPREVFMFKRSKGKFGGNLGKTTGWIHRSTLKKKKVQFIGEVSYTKIDDKGLHYIQNEEAKILEVDNIVICAGQVPFKELYQPLLDAGKNVHVIGGADFASELDAKRAINQGARLAANL
- the lpxD gene encoding UDP-3-O-(3-hydroxymyristoyl)glucosamine N-acyltransferase, yielding MKLFSIEEITTLVSGEQIGHCKDIINAPAQIENAIKGNITFIGSSKYARLWENSNASLAIVYDGIKILPGEGKAFIKVKNADLAMAVLLEAFEPEPPYFETDIHPTAVIDKTAKLGKGCKIGANSYIGKDVVLGDHVTVYPNVSIFDDTTIGNETVIWSGTVIRERSKIGSHCIFHINVSIGADGFGYRPSNDGRGLVKIIHIGNVVIGNAVEIGANSCVDRGKFSSTILGDGCKIDNLVQIGHNCVLGRCCIMAGHSGLAGSVTLGDGVIIGGSASIKDHVTIHSGAKVGAGSGVISDVAAGTSVVGYPACNSREKMKQWVALRKLGRN